In a single window of the Scyliorhinus torazame isolate Kashiwa2021f chromosome 2, sScyTor2.1, whole genome shotgun sequence genome:
- the cfl2 gene encoding cofilin-2 isoform X2, translated as MKVRKSSSPEEVKKRKKAILFCLSDDKKQIIVEAAKEILVGEIGETVQDPYTSFVQLLPQTDCRYALYDATYETKESKKEDLVFIFWAPERASLKSKMIYASSKDAIKRKFTGIKHEWQVNGLDEIQDRITLAEKLGGNVVVSLEGISLHYGN; from the exons ATGAAAGTAAGAAAATCGTCATCACCAGAAGAAgtcaaaaaaagaaagaaagcaatATTATTCTGCCTTAGTGATGATAAAAAACAGATAATTGTGGAGGCAGCCAAAGAGATTTTGGTGGGTGAAATTGGAGAAACTGTGCAGGATCCCTACACATCTTTCGTTCAGTTGCTACCTCAGACCGACTGTCGTTACGCTTTGTATGATGCTACATATGAGACAAAAGAATCCAAGAAAGAAGATTTGGTATTTATATTCTG GGCTCCAGAAAGGGCATCCCTTAAAAGCAAGATGATATATGCTAGCTCAAAGGATGCTATTAAAAGGAAATTTACAG GTATTAAACATGAATGGCAAGTTAATGGATTAGATGAAATTCAGGACCGTATAACACTTGCAGAGAAACTGGGAGGCAATGTGGTGGTTTCACTTGAAGGAATATCCTTGCATTATGGCAATTGA
- the cfl2 gene encoding cofilin-2 isoform X1, with protein MASGVTVHDEVIKVFNDMKVRKSSSPEEVKKRKKAILFCLSDDKKQIIVEAAKEILVGEIGETVQDPYTSFVQLLPQTDCRYALYDATYETKESKKEDLVFIFWAPERASLKSKMIYASSKDAIKRKFTGIKHEWQVNGLDEIQDRITLAEKLGGNVVVSLEGISLHYGN; from the exons ATG GCCTCTGGAGTAACAGTACATGATGAAGTTATTAAAGTCTTCAATGACATGAAAGTAAGAAAATCGTCATCACCAGAAGAAgtcaaaaaaagaaagaaagcaatATTATTCTGCCTTAGTGATGATAAAAAACAGATAATTGTGGAGGCAGCCAAAGAGATTTTGGTGGGTGAAATTGGAGAAACTGTGCAGGATCCCTACACATCTTTCGTTCAGTTGCTACCTCAGACCGACTGTCGTTACGCTTTGTATGATGCTACATATGAGACAAAAGAATCCAAGAAAGAAGATTTGGTATTTATATTCTG GGCTCCAGAAAGGGCATCCCTTAAAAGCAAGATGATATATGCTAGCTCAAAGGATGCTATTAAAAGGAAATTTACAG GTATTAAACATGAATGGCAAGTTAATGGATTAGATGAAATTCAGGACCGTATAACACTTGCAGAGAAACTGGGAGGCAATGTGGTGGTTTCACTTGAAGGAATATCCTTGCATTATGGCAATTGA